DNA from Sorex araneus isolate mSorAra2 chromosome 6, mSorAra2.pri, whole genome shotgun sequence:
GGGCACATCAGATAGACACCCCCCCTGCGACCTGGACTGTCCACCTAACACTCCAGACTGACCCTCATAGGTGTCCTTCCTGCCTTGCCCTGCCCAGATGATCTGGAGGAAAGGTGAGAGAAATTGGTGTATTGCAGGGCGGAAAGGTGCTAATAGAGAAACCCtcagttgattttgtttttattttggggtcacacctggtgatgctctgggctctctcccagctctccactaagggatcactcctggcggaatcaggggaccgtatagggtactggggattaaacctaggttggcctcgtgcaggataagcaagcacccttcccgtTGTGCCTTCATCCCAGGCCCATCTTCCTGAATGATCCTTATTCCTAATTTCCTCCAACTTGAACAAGCAGGTCTCCAGGCTATGAGAATTCTGTCTgcccgcccccgcacccccccccccagaaaggCTATTTAACCTCCAGGCCCCTGCTGTTCCTTCTGCAAAGCAGGGCCACAAACTACCCTTCTATCCTGGAGCTGTTGTGTGGATTCAAAGGATCAGTGGATGCCTGGTGCGCCCGCCCCGCTAGCTGCCCTGCGTTGTTACCATTATTCCTCCTCAGTGTCACAACTGCCCAGACCTGAAGGGTGACTCAGAACAGCTGGCACCTCCTGTCACTCAGGCTGAAAGGGGAGAGGGAGTACCTGTTTCATCCAGAAGCACAAGGAGAGTTTCAGAATCTAAATCCATGGTCCAGATGGAAGTGACGTCCACCTTCAGCTTCTCCCACACGTAGAGCTGTTTCCCGCTGAACGGGTTATAGATGGAGAAGCCTTTGGCTCCACCAACAAACAAATACTCCTGGGAAAGGGCCATACATTTGGGCACACTGCTGAGCTGGGCAGATAAAAGCAGGAGAGAAGGAATGATTTTCTGCTTTCCTCGACTGCACGGAAATGAAGCCCTCAAACAGGGTCTGTGGGGCCCAGCCAACAGCCTCTACCAGAAGGGGAAGGGGCCAGTGGCGGGAGGGTCTGGGGGACCCATTCCCTGGATGTTACCAATCTAGAAGAATCCAAGTGGGAAGGGTGGTGGACTCCCTGGGAAGCATGAGGGAGGTGCTCTCTGTGCCATTAAAGAGGGGAGATTTCCAGGGGggtgctgattttttttctgtaaaggggaCAGTAGGCCagttagttgttttgtttttcaagcttttattgggccacacctggcgatgctcagggggattccacctggctctgtgctcaggaactgttcctgctggtactcagaggaccatatgagatgctggggatcgaacccgggtcagttgtgtgcaaggcaagtgtcttagccactggattctctctccagccctatttgtggttttggggttacatctgGTAGTACTCAAATATCACCCCTGAGAGggccccatggggtgctggggaatgaacctgtgGGCAAGGCTTTCCCTCTGTATGTCTGCGGCCCCAGGACAAATCAGTCTGGGAAAACTCCCATCTAGCTCTCCAGGGAAATGTCTCAGGCCCAGGCTCTGGCAGAGCTGCAAGCACGTGAGTGATGAACCCACCCTCAGAATTCCCAAGAGCAGCGCTGGCTAGGAAACCTTCACCTAATCTCCAGCGAACCTGGACGCCCTTGTCCCCCAGACCCATTTCCCCCGTGGGCCGCAGCCTCAGTGAAAGGCGACTCTGGAGAGGAACTCCTGCattgtggggggttggggaagagACTTTCCCACCTTGCTTTCAGCCTGGGGGGCATACGTGGTGGGCTGCACCCGGCTACGCTGTGCTTCCTGCAGCACATCCCTCTGTTGGATCATGTCCCAGGACCGGTCGAACAGATAGTTCACCAGTTTGTTGATCATACGATAAGGCTGAGGCAGGGAATCCTCCTCCTTATCTGGATCCCAGAAGACATAATCCTCATCGTCCTCCTTCGACCAGTCCCTCTCGGTGGGGGAAGGCACCTCCAGAGGTCCCTTCCTCGAGGCTATGGGCAGCTTCGTCTtctgtgctcccattcctttggaAGATGACATGGCAGAAGGCGGGTCTGGGAATGTCTGCAAGGCCCTGAAATGCAGATAAAGGAAGGAAGTGGACCacgaagatagtacagggggtgtaggtgcttgctttggaaGGCGGCTGACCCTCGTTCtgaacccagcaccacatctagcccccctgagcacctccaggggtcagtcccgagcacagagccgtgagTAACTTcttggagcaccgccaggagtgacctcccccAAGATaaaaatagggaaagaaaaagagagagagaacaagtgaTCCGCACTTTATAAAAGTCAAAGCTCCGAATTAGAAAGAGGCTTTCAAATGCTTGGGGCACAGCTATCAATGCAGAACACGGAGCTACTAAGACGCTTCACAGGCAAGGGAAAGCGTcatgcagagggaaggagggtcTTGCTCGGCTATCTGCTTCTTTAGGTCGTGCCAGCACAGGAATTTGTCATGAATTAGCAGGGGGTAATTCCCTAACCCGAGGGGATCCCCGTCTACACCCGCGGCTGCACCTGCTGCTCTGCTCTGGGAGCCGCGGGGAGGACCCTCGTAGACTCTGCAGGTGGAGGCGGCCGGGGGCTGCCGCCCGCCCAGGACAGAGGCTGAAGCTCCTTTCACCTGTCGCCGACGCTCGGCGTCGCCTAGGTAACCGCCACTTCCGGTACCGACCGGAAGCCCTGTCCCGCCCTTGAGGCGGGGTCATCGCGAGAAGCCACGccccagaggccacgcccccggcAGGACTCGCGACGCCCCTGGGGACTCACGGGGACCGTGCGACCCAGTGGCCCCGGGTGGCGCCATGGACACCTTCATCCGCCTGACCAACCAGACCCAGGGCCGGGATCGGCTCTTCAGGTGAGTCGGACGCCGGCGGCCGCACCGCGGTACCCGGCACCCGGCGGCGGGAACCGGGACTTGTCCCTGCTGGACACCGGCAGGAGGGACGCTGCGGGCCCCGTGTCCCCGCCGGCCCCGGAATTCCCAGTCCCGCCCCCGAGCCCCGGCTCGCTCTCTCCCGCAGGGGAGGCCGGAGCTCCGTCGTCGGGCGCTGAACTTGAGCAGGAACTTTGCAAAGGTGCATTTGCGGCCTGAAGCCTCACGCCCGGGCCCCTCACGCGCACAACGGCCTCCGGGCCTCGGCCGGACCGCGGGGTCCGCACCGGAGAGGAAGGCTTCGCAGGTCCGGTTCTTGCCACTAGggaaaaagcaattaaaaaaaaatttaaaggtacaGTTGCAGACATATAACCAGCTTTCCCCTCCACTTCTAAGTGGTTCTAAAAGGTTCTGGGTACCACGGCTGACTGATCCATCTTGGGTGCTAGGGACTGAGTCCAGAGGCCTGTGATTGCCCACTCCGGAGCAGCAGCCCGTGAACATCACACTGCCTAACTACTCCTCTGATTAGTTTTCAAGAATTAAACTGTTGTATCACCACCTCATTAAAAGCAGAagtcaggaggggctggagcgatagcacagcaggtagggcgtttgccttgcacgcggccgacccgggttcgatccccagcatcccatatggtcccccaagcactgccaggagcaattcctgagtgcaaagccaggagtaacccctgagcattgctgggtgtgacccaaaaagcaaaaaaaaaaaaaaaaatagcagaagccaggggctggagtgatagtacagcggggagggcctttgccttagtACATGCGGCTGACactagtttgatccctagcatcccatatggtccccgagtaccgagtactgccgggagtaattcctgagtgcagagccaggaataagccctgagcattgctaggtgtgacccaaagagcaataaataaataaatagatagataaataaataaataagccggTCACAGAGCTGAAACTCCCCTCAAGGGTCACAAAGAAGATtgcttaattaaaaatacatctttAGAGGGATGCCTGATATTTCAGCCCCCTTGGTGTTCTTTCATGAGCAAAGCTGCAGTGATAGAAAtcctcacaggggctggagagatggtacggcAGGTAGGGGCTGCCTCTCACCaagtagacctgggttcgatccccggcatggcattctatatagtccccaaagccccaccaggagtgatccctgggcacaaagcagaaataagccctgagcaccactaggtgtacctctcaaaaataaagaaacaagaaccCAGAAATCTTCACAGCCCTAGTGTTGGGTCAAAAGTGAGAAAGGGAAATTCAGTGAATGCCCTATCAGCATGAGGTCCACCCTGACCCCAGTAACATGCTCACACTTTTGAAAAATGTGCACCTTTTCATGAAGAATAAGGCATAAACGGATTCAAACAGTGACAGGGCAGATGGAAATAGCGGCTGCTAAGTGTATGTGGATGTTGACTGCTCAAAATCTCTCATGCTCTGTCAGTCAGGCCTTTGTGATTGTGACAATAGCTGCTGTGTCTAATATTTCCCTGTGTGCACAGCAGCTGACTTATACTCGGCGTGAGGTACTAGTTTGAAAGACATCTACACTTCTTCAGGTGTAGTTGGATAATTGGCCCTTTCATCAAAAGTTAAGTCAAATTCTCAAACTcagaaatttcttcctttttattttttatttttttggagggtgtgggggtgggcacacctggcagtgttcaggggttactcctggcagtgattggggaaccatatgatgccaaggattgaacctgggtcaggtgcatgcaaggcaaacgccctacctgccgtccTATCACTCTGGGCCGCAAACACAGAAATTTCCTGAAGTTCTTATTTGAGCCTGTCCCTGTCCCCCGAGTAGGTGGTTAATTACAGGGTAGAAGCACTCGAGAAATGGAGACTTCATTCCACCTTACCGGAAAAAAAGTGACGAAGCTGGGAAGAGGCTGCCTGGTCTCCGCCGGTGCCAGCCGTGGCCTCGAGGGCCGGCTCGCAGTGTCGCAAAGCTTGCTCGCTTTCATTACCTTTGTGTTGCATTCCCATCTCATGCCCTACCCTTTGGCCTGTAAGTGACTTGCAGAATTTTACTCTTGGAAGCGATTCCCCGAGAGAGACTTGTTTTGGGGGAACACTGGCACGAGCCAGGCCTGTTTCTCCTCCCCTTCATGGGTGCCCTCGGAGTGGATGTTAAAACCCTTCTCCTCATTCTTCCATTTCAGAGCCACTCAGTACACTTGCATGTTGCTTAGATATTTGTTAGAGCCAAAGCCCGGCCAAGAGAAGGTGGTCGAGAAGCTCCAGAGTCTGGAGGCCAGTGTGAGCACTGGCCGCAAATGTAAGTACTGGTGAGGGACAGCGGCTCCCGAGTCAGAATTCCCAGCTCCTGTCTTTCAGAACCTTAGCCCTTGGTCATTCATTTCCAGTCCTTCAGTTTCCCTTGGTGAAGTCAGCCCCATGCCCCAAAGATGGACACTCACATGCGTCCCCTTCTGCCCATATTCGGTATTGCACCTAAAAGATAAggatgtttggggctggagcaatagcacagcgggtagggcgtttgccttgcatggggccgacccgggttcgattcccagcatcccatatggttccctgagcaccgccaggagtgattcctgagtgcagagccaggagtaacccctgtgcatcgccaggtgtgacccaaaagcaaaaataataataataataataaggatgTTTTACTGTAACCAACCACTGAGACGCAATCTGTGTTGGGTTCACTTTGTAACATGTCCCTGGGAACTCTGTGTTCTTTAGAAGAACACCAGATCTGGATCCTGGACCCCCACCTTCTCACCTGTCTTGAGGTATTGCTACAGGAACAGACCATGTATGGGGTGGTTGCATGTCAAAGGTAAAAAGTGAAGTCAGGGCTTGGTACCCACTTGATGCAGTTTAGTAACGAACCACATAGGCGGTCTCCAGATTTCTAGTTTTCCTTGCACGCCTGGCTCCCCACTGCTGGATCAGAACCAAGCATTGCCACACCAGGTGAGCAGAAGTATTATTAGCTCATGAAATGTAGGCCTTAGGGATTGAGCAATTCCACTCAAACCTCTGCTTCCCAGAGGTTCCAGTGTGCGACTTTCTGGGGCACTAAGATCTTGTAATGATATGAGATGGATATGCTGGTTGACTAGAGGAAGGTGTTTGCGAGGAGGTGGGACTTGAGGGATGTCTATAGGAGAAGGAAAAGGCAAGTCCCCCTGCTGAGGGCTCAGAGCTGTGGGAAGGGAACCTTTGTGTGGGAAGGCCATCGAAGAAACCAGTTTggttgagaaaaagaaaaaagtcagtggaggggctggagcgatagcacagtgggtcgggtgtttgccttgcacgtggccaacccaggttcgattcccagcatcccatatggtcccctgagcaccgccaggagtaattcctgagtgcaaagccaggagtaacccctgtgcattgccaggtgtgacccaaaaagaaaaaaaaaaagtcagtggagcacgaaagtttgtaagcgtgtaactgtacctcatggtgatacattaaaaaaaataaataataattataataatttttaaaaagtcagtggaGGCCTGGGTGGCAGAGTGAATTTTTCTGAATGGATCAGGGGCTGAGAATATATGGATACAAACACTCTGGTTTAGAAAGTCCACACAGCCTCCTCTAAATAACTCGGCATTGTTCATTACACATgcttttttgttactattttagaTAATTACAGGCCAGGGCTGTAAGTCAGTAGCGGGGCGTAGGGAGTGCATATGTGAGGCCTTGGATCTGACCCTGTTGCTGCAAAAACTGGAAGTATCAAGTGTCCTTCTGAGGTTGCCCGTTTTCTGGGTTTTGCGGCTGGCCTTGTCTGGCCGACACTGTGCCCTGCTACAGAGAGGATCCATTTCAAAAGTCACTTTAAACTATGTATTTGGTGCCTTCTGAGACCCTTGTCCCAGGCCCCCTTTTGGGGCAAATACTGACCCTTACACTCAGATGGAGGCACGCTCAACCGTGGGCACGCAGCCCCGCGTGGCCCGCTCTCTGTTCCCCTGGCCCCGCGTCCCCTCCCAGGCGCACACAGTAACTTACCTGTCATCGCCTCTTCCCCAGGGTTCAGACTCGGCAACGTGCTGCACGCACTGcaggccacacagcagagcctccaCGCCACGGAGGTGGTGCCCCGTCTGTGCCTGACCCTCGCCAACCTCAACCGCGTGCTCTACTTCATCTGTGACACTGTGCTCTGGGCCCGGAGCGTGGGGCTGGTGGCGAGCGTGGACAAGGACCGCTGGCGTGGCTGGGCGGCCCGTCACTATTACTATTCCCTGCTGCTGAGCCTGGCCCGGGACGTGTATGAGCTGGCCCTGCACATGGAGCGGCTGGCCCGCCAGCGTGCACGGCGGGCACGGTTGCTCGCTCAGACGCCTGCGGGCCACAGCGTGGCCGATGAGGAGGTCGTGTGGCTCCAGTCCTTCCTTCTGCTGCTCTTCCGCTCCCTGAAGGAGCAGCCACCCCTGCTGCTGGACGCTGTGAAGAATGTGTGTGACCTTCTCAACCCACTGAACCAGCTGGGCATCTACGAGTCCAATCCGGGTGTTATCGGACTCGGAGGCCTGGTGTCCTCGCTGGCCGGTCTCGCCGCAGTGCTTTACCCTCACCTGAAGCTGAAGATCCGCTGAGGGTCGCCACAGAGCCCCAAGCCACCCTCTGCAGGGCACCCAGAGAGGACAGTTTTCAGACCTATGGAGGTGACCGCCAGCTTGCACATTTGGGGGGTCTCCAGTGTGCTGGGCTCTGGGTTGTGCCAGAGGATCCTGAGATTTGAGGGTGGGGAAGGCAAGTGAGAAGGTGCcagtgggggccaggggaggctctgccaggcagacgggagagggaaagaggcgcCAGATCCTGGGATCCCACCGACGTGATTGAAATGCTCTTGACACTAACCTTTGAAGTGGGGGAAGGAGAAATGTGCCTGGACACTGGTGGTCAGTCCCCAAGCTAGAGGCGAAGGTACAAAGCAGCTATCTGGGGGAATTTGAAGAACGAGCTGCAAGCAGCTAGGTGAGGGCAAAGTCATTTGTCCAGAACTTCCACTGAATGATGAATGATGACCAATAAATTTTCTAGACCAAGCTGGTGTGTCTGTCAGCGGGTCGGGGTCCCGGGAAGGTGCTCACACAGCTGCCTTGGTGCTGTTTTGCCCTCTCTGGGGTAATTCACCCTGCCTGGGGCTGCCACTCAGTGCCACCTCTCCTGGAATTATGCCACACGTCTCCCCCAGCCTCACTCTCCTGTCCCGTCCACTGCCTTCCTGAGGGTCCCCCAAACCAGAGGCCATCGGCATTCACGGCTCAGCTGAGCTGCGTCCACAACACCGCTCACAGGCCTAGCCCAGCTGAGTCTGGGGTCCCCTGAGAAGACAGTGAGGGTCCGCCCACAGGAGGACACGTGGGCCCGGAGGACAGCAGGAGGTTGTGCCCTTTGAGCTGCTCGTGGTAGCAGGCTCGGCTCAGCCCTTTCACCACTCACCTCTCACCTACATTCTGGGTTCCCAGCCCAGCTGGCCAGAGGCCTGGCTTTGTCAGCAGAGTGCCTGGAATGGAGCCTGCTGTCCCCTCTGGGCCAGGGCACGGCTCCAAGCCTCCAGCCCTTTGCCCTCCGAACACAGTCCGAAGACACTTGTCCTACAGTGTAAAGTGAGGCCAGAGGCCACCTCCCGAAGTATTTCCTTTTACCCTGGGCTCCAACAACATTGTCAcctatttcttttactttattggtttcgtgtgtgtggcgggggcgggaggcTACACCATctcaaaaaatttcttaaaagagaaACTTTATGTTCCTCCTGTTTCTGTTTAAgcacaagccaaaaaaaaaaaaaaaatccaaaactggGACCCAACCCCtttcaaatatcactgtatcactgtcatcccgttgctcatcgatttgctcgagcaggcaccagtaatgtctccattgtgtgacttgttgtttctgtttttggcatatcgaatatgccacgggtagcttgccaggctctgccatgtgggcgatatactcttggtagcttgccgggctctccaagaggggcggagaaatcgaacccaggttggctacgtgcaaggcaaatgccctacccgctgtgttatcgctccagctcccctccaaatatatatatatatatatatttaattttattattattattattattaatttgctttctgggtcacatccggcaatgcacaggggttactcctgactctgcactcagaaattaactcctggcggtgctcagggaccatatgggatgctgggatttgaacccgggtcggccgcgtgcaaggcaaatgccctacccgctatgctatcgctctagcccctacatatttttttttttaagagaaacttttcctttttccatttagCACAGTTCCATTTAGCACAATGCCCTCTGGGTCAGGCTGAGAGCCCGTGCTTGCACATGGCACAGTGCTCCTCATCTGATGGCTGCTGTGGACTAGAGTTTTGACCTTCTGCTTATAGTGGCTCAGCCAGAAGACCCTGGTCattgctgtcatttttttttgttgttgttttttttgggtctcacccagaaatgcttagagaggttactcctggttctgcactcaggaattacgcctggtggtgtttgggagaccacattggatgccggggatcgaacccgggtcagccagcgTGCAagggccgctgtgctatcactccagccccattgctttCACTTTGTtgtcttattttggggccacatccagcgatgttcaaggcctactcctggctctgcacttacgaatcactcctggtggtgctttgggggaacCCTATGGCATGCCAGAGAGCgagcctgggtcagtcgcatgcaaggcaagtgcctgccatgctgcactatcgctccagctgcgtggggtgggtgggtggggggtgggggcagtaaTCTTAAATCATGGGGTGAGAGGCCGGGGCATCTTGCAGTGCTGGCCCCCCCGCAGAGAGGAGCTGAGGCTGAGAATGAGAGAGCCAACTCTGGAAGACAGCTTTgggacttttgtttgggggccacacctgatggtgcccgCAGGCTattgccagctctgtgctcggaggttgttcctggcagtgctggggagcaaacctgggcttcctgcacgcCCAGCGTgtgttcagccctttgaactgtctcctgTCCCTTGGAGAGAGTTTATTTTATCCGTTTGTTTTTGAGATGTGGGGGCTGGAACGTGGGGCAGAAGGAAGAGTCAACGGTTTCCGAGCTTGTATCTGATTCGGCTTGGCCCCCCCTCCTACTTGGCTGCGTGCCCATGTGGAAAGCAGCAtatgcccaggggaccctggtcGGCGAACCACGGCACCGGCCACCAGCTCTCCTCCCTGCTGCCTTCAGGCCCAGAGCAGCTCTGCAGCCCAGCTCTGCAGCAAGGAGCACTGGACTGTGAGTGCAGTGGCTGGGAGGGATGGCTCAGGGGGCCTCTCGGAGGCCAGGCGATCCTGAGGGTCTGGGCCTCCATTACTAAAGAGTCCTGTGGAGGGACACCCAGGGTGGGTTTATCGGGGCCGATTTCTTACCAAGAGCAGAGCACCGATACGGGGCGGGGTGGCTGGCTTTCCCAGAGTACAACCTATTGTAACAGCAGCATGAGGACTGGCCACTTTGCACCGGCCTCAGAGAAGGAAGGACCAGCAGGAATGCCGAGTGGGACTGAGAACAGGCTTTGCAGGAAGGCGGtctaggtttgatcccgagcactgcatggtcccgaGTTCTGCCACCCCCAAGCTCTGAGCCGGGAGTAGTGCTTGAGCATCTCCAAGTATGGCTCAGACCCTCATGCcacaaaagaaaaactcaatCCAGAACTTtatggttaaaaacaaaaaaattaagcctGAAACTTacatttttggagggtgggggccccacccagcgatgttcagggatttctactgtctctatgctcaggaatcacttttggtggtgctcaagggaccctatcgAATGtcgggagttgaacccgggtcagttgcatgcaagacaaaggtcctacccactgtccggttgctccagccccagacacttctttgtctctctcagacCCTGCCCAAAAGTCCCAGGGCTGCCAGTTCAAaccctcatttttctttccttttttttcaaaaatttaatttcactttttttgttcgttcctttttttttttttttttttttgctttctgggtcacacccagtgatgatgcacaggggttactcctggctttgcactcaggtcctggcggtgctggggggaccatatgggatgctgggtcggccgcgtgcaaggcaaatgccctacccactgtactatcactccagcccccgtgttcgtttatttctttttactgaatCTAAACCCTCATTTTTCTAACTTCATTTGCTCGCTCCCAGCTAGGAGCACCCGGCTGGCTGAGTAATGAGGCTGTGGGGTAACCCTGCCCTTTGGGACCCACCCTTCGCGTGCCCGCCCACCCCGGCTGACCGCCTTCTGTCCAGAGTTCTTGAGCAACCAGGCAGGGCCCAGTCGGTGGCCGTGAGAGCCGGGGGACGGACACAGGACCGCGGCCGAGGCTTGCTCATGGCCTGGGGCCTTCTTCATTGCAGCTGGAAGAGTAATGATGGCAGTGAACAAGGGTCCCGCTTTACTGGATGGAGAGTTTCCCGTGAGTACCCGCCCGGCACTGAAGGACAATATGGACAGGGTGGAACCCGAGGGGGGGGCACAGGGGCTGAGCACTGTATCTCTGTCGAGCCCTCACCAGAAATGGGACAGCAGggacccatgtggtcccctagccCTGCTGAGTGTGAGccctgagaggctggagagataggacacaGGGAGCtcctttaccttgcacacggctgacccaggttccatccccagcatcccatagggtcccccgagcactgccaggggtgattcctgagtgcagaaccagaggagtgacccctgagcatcgccgccgggtgtggccaaaaccaaaacaaaaccacacaaaaaTCAAATGAGCCCAGAGTTCAgagcagggagtgagccctgagctgccTGACCACTGCCCCAGTGCTCCTGGAGCCTTCCTGGGAGAGGCAAGTGTCCTCAGCATTGCGGCCCCCAGGGAGAGCAGTGGGAACAGTGTGGGCAGTTTCAGACAGGAAAGGCTGTGACCGCAGCTGCACATGTGCTCCCTGTAGGCTAGAAAGTGTGTGTGTCCGGCCTCCATTGGGGGCAGCTGAACCCTGGACACCCCAGCATTCCTAGGGCACCTGCTGTCTCCCAGGAAGGGTGTGCTATTGGCCTGGACCCCTGGTGGACAGTAATGGCCGCTCGCGCTCTGTGAGCCTGTGCTCTGCCCCGTGGGGCCCTTGGGAGCTTCCTGGTGGGTGGCTCTGCAAGTTGGGGCATGGGTGGCCCCTGGGCAGtgcggggagaggcagggggacTCGAGACCCCCGTGTGCTTCTTGCAGGAGCAGGAGAACGTGCTGCAGCGGGTCCTGCAGCTGCCCGTGGTGAGCGGCACGCGGGAGTGTGTGCAGAAGACCTACACCAGCACCAAGGACGCGCACCCGCTCGTGGCCTCCGTGTGCAATGCCTACGAGAAGGGCGTGCAGGGCGCCAGCAGCCTGGCGGCATGGGGCATGGAGCCAGTGGTCCGCAGGCTGTCCACCCAGTGTGAGTGCCACTGCCCCGGCCATGCCCCAGCCAGAGATGATGGCTCTGCCTGTAGATGCCCAGACCTTCCCCagaaggatgacagtgcttcatcTGAGGgaccgggtgggggtgggggtgcccggcGCCCACTCCTGCTTCTCATCAAGGAGCGGCAGGAACTAGCAGGGTGTGGCTAGCAGGGGGgtcccggcagggctgggggacgtTGGGGGAAGCTCTGGCAGCCGGGAGACCTGCCAAGTCCCAGAGGAGACTTCAGCCGCTTCTGAGAGGCTGAAGAGTCGCAGAGCTAGGTGGGCACAGGTAGGGGTGGTGGCGCTCACCACCATGGCCACTCACTTGCAGTCACAGCTGCTAATGAGCTGGCCTGTCGGGGCCTGGACCAGCTGGAGGAAAAGATCCCAGCACTGCAGTACCCTCCCGAGAAGGTGAGCCCCTGGGAACGTCCTGGACAAACATTGGGAGCAGGTGTGGGTGCATGCACCTCCACAGCACGACACAGTGGGGGCCTGGCAGAGTCCTGGGACAGGTGGCACCAGAGGCCGTCCCTGAGGGGGTAACTGCCATGGCTGCCTCACAGGCAGAGAAGCCCAGAGATTCTGCTGGCATGCTCAGGAGGGCTGGGCCTGATCCCTTTCAAGCTCGGCTCAACCCAAAGTGCCCAAACTTTGGGGCCGAAAACATAGCATCATGGGTAGCACGGGGGCCttgatgcagccaacctgggttcattccatatggtcccccgagcaccgccagaagtgcttcctgagtgcagaatcaggagtaatccctgatcattgctgggtgtggcccaaaaataaaaacaaaagaaccgAAGTGTCCCAAAccttggctccagccccagccttgacTGATGGGTCTGAGGAGAAATTCCAAGCACAGGGTGCTGACCAGCTCAGCaccgctggggatcgaactcatggACTGGCAGCTGCCAGGCATGCACACCTGCC
Protein-coding regions in this window:
- the LOC101546141 gene encoding WD repeat-containing protein 93, with product MSSSKGMGAQKTKLPIASRKGPLEVPSPTERDWSKEDDEDYVFWDPDKEEDSLPQPYRMINKLVNYLFDRSWDMIQQRDVLQEAQRSRVQPTTYAPQAESKLSSVPKCMALSQEYLFVGGAKGFSIYNPFSGKQLYVWEKLKVDVTSIWTMDLDSETLLVLLDETGIVRLFYFCRDSLYFIKTINDIAPRSKAPWKSSLGWRTTAAWAGARTTTSRRRSGSRKLPCSAPPTRATCARRARTSCSARRPRSTSSFIAVSSPCPRKPGAPWGCPVSSACTGPGGTTSSSSRLAGL
- the PEX11A gene encoding peroxisomal membrane protein 11A isoform X2, whose amino-acid sequence is MLLRYLLEPKPGQEKVVEKLQSLEASVSTGRKWFRLGNVLHALQATQQSLHATEVVPRLCLTLANLNRVLYFICDTVLWARSVGLVASVDKDRWRGWAARHYYYSLLLSLARDVYELALHMERLARQRARRARLLAQTPAGHSVADEEVVWLQSFLLLLFRSLKEQPPLLLDAVKNVCDLLNPLNQLGIYESNPGVIGLGGLVSSLAGLAAVLYPHLKLKIR
- the PEX11A gene encoding peroxisomal membrane protein 11A isoform X1, with protein sequence MDTFIRLTNQTQGRDRLFRATQYTCMLLRYLLEPKPGQEKVVEKLQSLEASVSTGRKWFRLGNVLHALQATQQSLHATEVVPRLCLTLANLNRVLYFICDTVLWARSVGLVASVDKDRWRGWAARHYYYSLLLSLARDVYELALHMERLARQRARRARLLAQTPAGHSVADEEVVWLQSFLLLLFRSLKEQPPLLLDAVKNVCDLLNPLNQLGIYESNPGVIGLGGLVSSLAGLAAVLYPHLKLKIR